The following coding sequences are from one Triticum aestivum cultivar Chinese Spring chromosome 5A, IWGSC CS RefSeq v2.1, whole genome shotgun sequence window:
- the LOC123102467 gene encoding importin subunit beta-1, with product MSLDVTQILLSAQSADGSIRKHAEESLKQFQEQNLPGFLLSLSSELANNEKPEESRRLAGLILKNALDAKEQHRKSELFQRWLALDAGVKAQIKALLLQTLSSPVASARSTSSQVIAKIAGIEIPQKQWPELIGSLLSNIHQVQPNVKQATLETLGYLCEEVSPEAVDQDQVNKILTAVVQGMNASEGNSEVRLAATRALYNALGFAQVNFSNDMERDYIMRVVCEATQSPEVKIRQAAFECLVAISSTYYDKLATYMQDIFNITAKAVRGDEESVALQAIEFWSSICDEEIDILDDYSSEFTADSDVPCYYFIKQALPALVPMLLETLLKQEEDQDLDEGAWNLAMAGGTCLGLVARTVGDDVVPLVMPFVEENITKPEWRQREAATYAFGSILEGPSADKLAPLVNVALNFMLSALLKDPNNHVKDTTAWTLGRIFEFLHGSALETAPVITAENCQQILTVLLQSMKDVPNVAEKACGALYFLAQGYVDAGSASPLAPFFQDIIQSLIVTSHREDAGESRLRTAAYETLNEVVRCSTEETAPIVLQLIPVIMMELHQTLEAGKLSTDEREKRSDLQGLLCGCLQVIIQKLGGMESTKFAFLQYADQMMDLFLRVFACRNATVHEEAMLAIGALAYAAGSNFAKYMAQFYQYLEMGLQNFEEYQVCAITVGVVGDLCRALEDKILPYCDGIMTQLLKDLSSNQLHRSVKPPIFSCFGDIALAIGENFEKYLIYAMPMLQSAADLSAHATAADEEMLDYTNQLRNGILEAYSGILQGFKGSPKMQLLMPYAPHILQFLDALHNGKDMDDSVMKTAIGVLGDLADTLGVHAGPLINQSTSSKEFLDECLSSDDPLVKESADWARIAISRAVSG from the coding sequence ATGTCGTTGGATGTTACTCAAATACTCTTGAGTGCGCAATCTGCTGATGGCTCGATTAGGAAGCATGCTGAAGAAAGCCTCAAGCAGTTTCAGGAGCAAAACCTCCCAGGTTTCTTGCTCTCCCTCTCAAGTGAGTTGGCCAATAACGAGAAACCTGAAGAGAGCCGCAGGTTGGCTGGTTTGATCCTTAAGAATGCACTGGATGCAAAGGAGCAGCACAGGAAGAGTGAACTTTTCCAGAGATGGCTGGCACTGGATGCTGGTGTCAAGGCACAAATTAAAGCGTTGCTGCTGCAAACTCTCTCATCTCCTGTTGCAAGTGCCAGATCTACATCTTCTCAAGTCATCGCAAAGATTGCTGGCATTGAGATCCCTCAGAAGCAATGGCCTGAGCTTATAGGATCATTGCTCTCAAACATACATCAGGTCCAGCCTAATGTCAAGCAGGCGACGCTCGAGACACTTGGCTATTTATGTGAGGAAGTTTCTCCAGAAGCTGTTGATCAAGACCAAGTCAACAAGATACTTACAGCTGTTGTTCAAGGTATGAATGCTTCTGAAGGGAACTCTGAAGTGAGACTTGCAGCCACACGGGCATTGTATAATGCATTGGGCTTTGCTCAGGTTAACTTCTCCAATGACATGGAGCGTGATTATATCATGAGAGTCGTATGCGAAGCAACACAGTCACCAGAGGTGAAGATAAGACAGGCTGCCTTTGAGTGTTTGGTGGCTATTTCATCAACTTATTACGATAAGCTGGCCACATACATGCAGGACATATTTAATATTACTGCAAAGGCCGTGAGAGGAGATGAGGAGTCAGTTGCACTTCAGGCCATTGAATTTTGGAGCTCCATATGCGATGAGGAAATCGACATTTTGGACGACTACAGTAGTGAGTTTACAGCTGATTCTGATGTTCCTTGCTACTATTTTATCAAGCAAGCTCTTCCTGCTTTAGTGCCAATGCTGCTGGAGACTCTCCTGAAGCAGGAGGAAGACCAAGACTTGGATGAAGGTGCTTGGAACCTTGCAATGGCTGGTGGTACTTGTTTGGGCCTGGTGGCGAGGACTGTTGGTGATGACGTTGTTCCTCTTGTGATGCCTTTTGTTGAGGAGAACATAACGAAACCTGAATGGAGGCAAAGAGAGGCTGCAACATATGCTTTTGGATCCATTCTGGAGGGTCCATCAGCTGATAAACTGGCCCCTCTAGTTAACGTAGCCTTGAATTTTATGTTGTCTGCGCTGTTGAAGGACCCAAATAACCATGTGAAGGACACCACTGCTTGGACCCTCGGAAGAATATTTGAGTTTCTTCATGGTTCTGCGCTTGAAACTGCTCCTGTTATTACAGCTGAGAACTGCCAGCAAATACTTACTGTGCTACTTCAAAGCATGAAGGATGTCCCAAATGTGGCAGAAAAGGCATGTGGGGCACTCTATTTCCTTGCACAAGGCTATGTGGATGCTGGATCGGCGTCACCATTAGCCCCTTTCTTCCAAGATATTATTCAGAGCCTTATTGTGACCAGTCACAGAGAAGATGCTGGAGAATCCAGGCTGCGTACCGCAGCTTATGAAACTCTAAATGAAGTTGTCAGGTGCTCTACCGAGGAGACAGCTCCTATTGTTTTGCAGCTGATACCAGTGATTATGATGGAACTCCATCAGACACTTGAAGCAGGAAAGTTGTCAACTGACGAGAGGGAGAAGCGGAGCGATCTGCAGGGCCTTCTCTGTGGTTGCTTGCAGGTCATTATCCAGAAGTTGGGAGGGATGGAGTCAACAAAGTTTGCCTTCTTGCAGTATGCGGATCAGATGATGGATCTATTTTTGAGAGTTTTTGCTTGTCGAAATGCCACGGTGCATGAGGAGGCTATGCTTGCTATTGGTGCATTGGCATATGCAGCCGGTTCAAACTTCGCAAAGTACATGGCGCAATTCTACCAGTACTTGGAAATGGGACTTCAGAACTTTGAAGAGTATCAGGTATGTGCTATTACAGTGGGTGTTGTGGGTGACCTGTGCAGGGCACTGGAGGACAAAATTTTACCCTACTGTGACGGCATCATGACCCAGCTCCTGAAAGATCTTTCCAGCAATCAGTTACACAGATCTGTAAAACCACCTATATTCTCGTGCTTTGGTGATATTGCACTGGCAATTGGGGAGAACTTTGAGAAGTATTTGATCTATGCGATGCCCATGCTACAAAGTGCAGCAGATTTGTCGGCGCATGCAACTGCAGCTGATGAGGAAATGCTCGACTACACCAATCAATTAAGGAATGGCATCTTGGAGGCCTACTCTGGCATTCTTCAAGGATTCAAGGGTTCCCCTAAGATGCAGTTACTGATGCCGTATGCCCCACATATTCTTCAGTTCCTTGACGCTCTTCATAATGGCAAGGATAT